From Thamnophis elegans isolate rThaEle1 chromosome 12, rThaEle1.pri, whole genome shotgun sequence, one genomic window encodes:
- the IRS4 gene encoding insulin receptor substrate 4: MASEGLMLGLGGEGGCPALESRGEAVGTAAAAAAATGDGGGSSVASRLAVPEEDQEPAESAPCPPPAQPPHHLMLLLRKSPSSTLCLVQEEDVALLPGDSAALGRAGVPGTPLSRSGPPATSARGSALTPPATITWGDDVRKCGYLRKQKHGHKRYFVLRAESHLGPARLEYYDSEKKFKSSLRAAAAAVAGGNVALCCPSPKRVIPLYQCFTVNRRADAKHKHIIALYTKDEYFAMVAENELEQEGWYQAISELMSQSKRGFLEQEDQADQQLDDDDEHYGAALRPGTVFKEVWQVNVKPKGLGQTKNLTGVYRLCLSSKAIHLVKLNTEVPSVHLQLMNIRRCGHSENFFFIEVGRSASIGPGELWMQVDDSVVAQNMHETFLETMKALKAFSEFRPRSKSQSSGGGSSTNPISFITTRRHLGNLPPSQTGLQRRSRTESVTGGTPPTTKSSSAYRFRTSSEGEGTMTRPFRSVTGSLIHLNTARMNLGRQEGSGRYVRAAFSSSYHTRSASLPVSHFPSATSPISVSSGSGHGSITDNFVRPSSSSVCGSPSDGGFISSDEYGSSPGDFRYFRVRSNTPDSLGNTPPIREENCLNEYMSMNKQQMDNSSRDDYREADKCFRKRTYSLTKPASVPGQQKTTQTALDEDSSGSHGRLSCSESPRFKNNHEPEYEESILDSVCNQSKNKTRDDGYMPMMPGVASSLASNSDYLPMTPKSMSVPKQINSSWLSSSQADSKGYMMMFPRAVSSPVRNPLTEFNSKSGHEKSTNNEYMDMSPGNSAAPKQPCDPDYMHANIDSKNFGSYFSLPRSFKPLTGEHDEYVPMSSPGKLLYVGSENGKSISNEVLANGLSRSPHLKSSEEGLVQNRVTRPTRLPLGTRGSNTIPRMYDRTIPLEPSSPGEYINIDFGEKASNTPYSLSAEGSPSSLGSSSDHRQSPLSDYMSVDLDVQSPKAAKELSNSLTDISIYANSSIPRNLPDADYARLSFGTACVSTACGRIDDYTEMTFNMAATPPGPFATESKNGLKIDSPPSIVNRLCIVDQYASHRDFPVSNPDPPVVPKVIRADPQGRRRHSSETFSSAATVTTSSSFFTDSSKRHSSASFDNVWLKPEDHISDGHESKMSRDTSTGFQNGLNYIALNLRENSLNSEESPNTPNCHLPNGTLNLESGVYVSIDFSRSDSLKCNSARKD; encoded by the exons ATGGCGAGCGAAGGGCTGATGCTCGGCCTTGGCGGGGAAGGCGGCTGCCCCGCGCTGGAAAGCAGAGGCGAGGCGGTGGGCAccgcggcagcagcagcagcagcaacgggaGACGGCGGCGGTTCCAGCGTTGCGTCCAGGTTGGCGGTGCCTGAGGAGGACCAGGAGCCGGCCGAGAGCGCTCCCTGCCCGCCCCCGGCTCAGCCCCCGCATCACCTCATGCTCCTGCTGAGGAAATCGCCCAGCAGCACCCTCTGCCTGGTCCAGGAAGAAGATGTTGCCTTGTTGCCCGGGGACTCCGCAGCGCTGGGACGGGCAGGAGTCCCTGGCACCCCCCTGAGCCGGAGTGGACCTCCAGCAACCTCTGCCCGGGGGTCTGCCCTGACACCCCCAGCCACCATCACCTGGGGGGACGACGTGAGGAAATGTGGCTACCTGAGGAAGCAGAAGCATGGGCACAAGCGGTACTTTGTGTTGCGGGCGGAGAGTCACCTTGGCCCGGCCCGGCTGGAATACTATGACAGCGAGAAGAAGTTCAAGAGTAGCTTGagagcagcggcagcagcagtggCTGGAGGGAATGTCGCCCTTTGCTGCCCGTCTCCCAAAAGGGTGATTCCTCTCTACCAGTGCTTCACTGTCAATCGGAGGGCAGATGCCAAGCACAAACACATCATCGCCCTGTATACCAAGGATGAGTATTTTGCCATGGTGGCTGAGAACGAGCTTGAGCAAGAAGGATGGTACCAGGCCATCAGTGAGCTCATGAGCCAGAGCAAGAGAGGGTTCTTGGAGCAGGAGGACCAGGCCGATCAGCAGCTGGACGACGACGACGAACATTACGGAGCTGCCCTTCGCCCAGGAACTGTGTTCAAAGAAGTTTGGCAAGTCAACGTGAAGCCTAAAGGTTTGGGGCAGACCAAGAATTTGACAGGGGTGTACAGATTATGCCTTTCCAGCAAGGCCATTCACCTGGTCAAGCTCAATACTGAAGTACCTTCTGTCCACTTACAACTAATGAACATTCGGCGATGTGGACACTCGGAAAACTTTTTCTTCATCGAAGTGGGCAGGTCAGCCTCCATTGGACCAGGTGAGCTATGGATGCAAGTAGATGATTCAGTGGTTGCCCAGAACATGCATGAGACTTTTCTAGAGACCATGAAAGCTCTGAAAGCCTTCTCTGAGTTCAGACCTCGCAGCAAGAGCCAGTCttctggtggtggcagcagtACTAATCCTATTTCTTTCATAACTACCAGGAGGCATCTTGGTAATCTACCACCTAGCCAGACTGGCCTACAAAGACGGTCCCGAACTGAAAGTGTTACAGGGGGGACTCCTCCCACTACCAAAAGCAGCAGTGCTTATCGCTTCAGAACTTCTAGTGAAGGGGAGGGGACAATGACCAGACCATTTAGATCAGTTACTGGAAGTCTGATTCATTTGAATACTGCAAGGATGAATTTGGGCCGCCAAGAAGGGAGTGGACGATACGTTAGAGCAGCATTTAGCTCTTCTTATCATACCAGGTCTGCCTCTCTACCAGTTTCTCATTTCCCTTCTGCTACTAGTCCTATCAGTGTTTCTTCAGGAAGTGGGCATGGATCAATTACTGATAACTTTGTAAGACCTTCCAGTTCGTCTGTCTGTGGGTCCCCAAGCGATGGAGGTTTCATTTCCTCCGATGAATATGGTTCTAGCCCTGGAGACTTTAGGTACTTTCGTGTGAGAAGTAACACGCCAGATTCCTTGGGCAATACTCCACCAATCAGAGAAGAAAATTGTTTAAATGAATACATGTCCATGAACAAACAGCAAATGGATAATAGTTCAAGAGATGATTACCGGGAGGCTGACAAATGCTTTAGAAAAAGAACATACTCATTAACTAAGCCGGCTTCAGTACCGGGACAGCAGAAAACAACCCAAACTGCTTTAGATGAAGATTCCTCAGGAAGCCATGGACGCCTGTCTTGTTCTGAATCACCAAGGTTCAAAAATAACCATGAACCTGAGTACGAGGAATCAATTCTTGATTCTGTATGTAatcaaagcaagaataaaaccaGAGATGATGGGTACATGCCAATGATGCCAGGAGTTGCATCTTCTCTGGCAAGCAACAGTGACTACTTGCCCATGACTCCTAAAAGCATGTCTGTTCCAAAACAAATTAACAGTTCCTGGTTGTCATCATCTCAGGCTGATTCTAAAGGATACATGATGATGTTTCCCCGAGCTGTCTCTTCGCCTGTACGTAATCCCTTAACTGAGTTTAATTCTAAATCTGGTCATGAAAAGTCAACCAACAATGAGTATATGGATATGTCTCCTGGAAATTCTGCTGCTCCGAAGCAACCCTGTGATCCAGATTATATGCATGCCAACATCGATTCCAAAAATTTTGGCTCATATTTCTCTCTCCCACGAAGCTTTAAGCCTCTAACCGGGGAGCATGATGAATATGTTCCAATGTCATCACCTGGAAAATTATTGTATGTTGGCTCTGAAAATGGGAAAAGCATCAGCAATGAAGTTCTGGCTAATGGCCTTTCCAGATCACCCCATCTGAAAAGTTCAGAAGAAGGCCTTGTGCAGAATAGGGTTACTAGGCCTACAAGACTTCCACTCGGTACTAGAGGTAGTAACACCATACCAAGAATGTACGATCGCACAATTCCACTTGAGCCATCTAGCCCTggtgaatatataaatatagattttgGTGAAAAAGCAAGTAACACGCCATATTCTTTATCTGCCGAAGGATCTCCATCATCTCTTGGTTCCAGTAGTGACCATAGGCAGTCGCCACTTTCTGACTATATGAGTGTTGATCTGGATGTCCAGTCCCCCAAAGCTGCTAAAGAACTATCTAACTCTTTGACAGACATTTCAATTTATGCAAATTCGAGTATCCCTAGAAACCTGCCTGATGCTGATTATGCTAGACTTTCATTTGGTACAGCTTGTGTTAGCACAGCATGTGGTAGGATTGATGACTACACCGAGATGACCTTCAACATGGCAGCCACACCACCTGGACCCTTTGCCACTGAAAGCAAAAACGGATTGAAGATTGATAGTCCTCCTTCTATAGTTAACCGACTGTGCATTGTTGACCAATATGCTAGTCACAGGGACTTCCCTGTCTCAAACCCTGATCCTCCTGTAGTACCTAAAGTCATTCGAGCTGACCCACAAGGAAGGAGGAGGCACAGTTCTGAGACCTTTTCTTCTGCAGCCACTGTTActacttcttcctctttctttactGACAGTAGTAAAAGGCACAGCTCGGCCTCTTTCGACAACGTGTGGTTGAAACCTGAGGATCATATTTCAGATGGCCATGAAAGCAAGATGTCCAGAGATACTTCAACTGGATTTCAGAATGGCTTAAATTATATAGCTCTGAATTTACGGGAGAATTCACTAAACTCTGAGGAGAGCCCTAACACACCAAATTGCCACCTCCCAAATGGTACTCTAAACCTGGAAAGTGGAGTATATGTAAGCATAGATTTCAGCAGATCAGACAGTTTGAAATGCAACTCCGCAAGGAAAG ACTGA